In bacterium, one genomic interval encodes:
- a CDS encoding ribbon-helix-helix protein, CopG family, producing the protein MNIQISFALDKDTHAKLQEIARKQNRSMANLIKTMIKNTVTIYDNQEKGDIHYELD; encoded by the coding sequence ATGAACATCCAAATATCGTTCGCTCTAGACAAAGATACACACGCAAAATTGCAAGAAATAGCCAGGAAGCAAAACCGATCAATGGCGAATCTAATTAAAACCATGATCAAAAATACTGTTACAATTTACGACAACCAAGAAAAAGGAGATATACATTATGAGCTTGATTGA